One genomic region from Vibrio sp. STUT-A11 encodes:
- a CDS encoding DUF4381 domain-containing protein has protein sequence MSDFPQPPGSYILSELHDVTVPSSVSWYPQTIGWKILAAVFVLALVYIAYCLLKTWWINRYRKEALDLITQMNPDDSDMPKTLFSILKIILIHIDSRNARLFDGAFLSKLDELNPTKSAFSDETSNLWLKSIINPKIELTNAQRKLLIEKANCWVREHLKMPAASHSTPRETMKEGAQDE, from the coding sequence ATGAGTGATTTTCCGCAGCCTCCTGGCTCTTACATTCTGAGTGAGCTTCATGACGTAACCGTACCGTCCAGTGTCAGCTGGTATCCTCAAACTATTGGTTGGAAAATTCTAGCTGCAGTGTTTGTACTGGCTTTAGTTTATATCGCTTATTGCTTGTTAAAAACATGGTGGATTAACCGCTATCGCAAAGAAGCTTTGGATCTGATTACTCAGATGAATCCAGACGATAGTGATATGCCTAAAACGTTATTTTCAATTTTAAAAATTATTTTAATTCATATAGACAGTCGCAATGCCAGACTGTTTGATGGTGCTTTTCTTAGCAAGCTTGATGAGCTTAATCCGACAAAAAGTGCTTTTAGTGATGAAACCTCAAACTTATGGCTGAAAAGCATTATTAACCCAAAAATAGAGCTGACCAACGCACAGCGAAAGCTTCTCATCGAGAAAGCAAATTGCTGGGTTAGAGAGCATTTGAAAATGCCCGCGGCAAGTCATTCAACGCCAAGAGAAACGATGAAGGAAGGAGCTCAGGATGAATGA